A genomic region of Fusobacterium sp. DD2 contains the following coding sequences:
- the cobS gene encoding adenosylcobinamide-GDP ribazoletransferase, giving the protein MNGIALLFRFMTRLPMGYEPEFDSDKLGKSMKFFPIVGMVIGAINFLFFLLLANTIVFTPMVMVVLLVMVEVIVTGGLHLDGLADTFDGIFSYRSKQKMLEIMKDSRLGTNGGLVLIMYFILKITLLYELDTVAGVPSGLVLFVVPVLARLNSVVNCASAPYARPTGMGKTFVDHTDGTGVLIATVLTAVFTGCVCYVFGLPYQILAVIPVLMILGYGFAKLITRKIGGITGDTLGAVLELSEIIAIFLIYIVFRYIVM; this is encoded by the coding sequence ATGAATGGAATAGCTTTACTTTTTAGATTTATGACTAGGTTACCAATGGGGTATGAACCTGAGTTTGATTCAGATAAATTAGGAAAAAGTATGAAATTTTTTCCAATAGTTGGAATGGTAATAGGAGCAATAAACTTTTTATTTTTCCTACTACTGGCAAATACAATAGTTTTTACACCAATGGTTATGGTAGTTTTATTGGTAATGGTTGAGGTAATAGTAACTGGTGGATTGCATTTAGACGGACTTGCAGATACTTTCGATGGCATTTTCAGCTATAGAAGTAAGCAAAAAATGTTGGAAATTATGAAAGATTCAAGACTTGGGACAAATGGTGGTCTTGTTCTTATTATGTATTTTATTTTAAAAATAACACTTTTATATGAATTAGATACTGTAGCTGGTGTTCCTTCTGGTTTAGTTCTTTTTGTAGTGCCAGTATTAGCAAGACTTAATAGTGTTGTAAACTGCGCATCAGCACCTTATGCTAGACCAACAGGGATGGGAAAAACATTTGTGGATCATACAGACGGTACTGGAGTGTTAATAGCAACTGTGCTAACTGCAGTATTTACAGGATGTGTATGTTATGTCTTTGGACTGCCTTATCAAATTTTAGCTGTAATACCAGTTTTAATGATACTAGGTTACGGTTTTGCAAAACTTATAACTAGAAAAATTGGTGGAATTACAGGAGATACACTGGGAGCTGTTTTAGAACTTTCAGAAATAATTGCAATATTTTTAATATATATTGTATTTAGATATATAGTGATGTAA
- a CDS encoding histidine phosphatase family protein, whose product MGRLIIVRHGQTQMNLDGLFFGKLDPVLTELGEKQAYDARERLKEIKYDNIYSSDLKRASQTAEIVNYLDKEIQYDSRLQEIDFGIFEGLTYEEIKEKYPAQCVRSQNDWENYDFETGESPKDLQKRAVSFIESLDLEKDNLIVTHWGIIGCILSWYLSTGLKSYWNYSINNCGIAVIEFSDGFPVLTALNI is encoded by the coding sequence ATGGGAAGACTTATTATAGTAAGACATGGACAGACACAGATGAATTTAGATGGTCTTTTCTTTGGTAAGCTTGACCCAGTTTTAACAGAACTTGGAGAAAAGCAGGCTTATGATGCTAGAGAGAGATTAAAAGAGATTAAATATGATAATATATATTCAAGTGATTTAAAAAGAGCATCACAAACAGCAGAAATAGTAAATTATCTTGATAAAGAGATTCAATATGATAGCAGACTTCAGGAGATTGATTTTGGAATTTTCGAAGGATTGACTTATGAGGAGATAAAAGAAAAATATCCTGCACAGTGTGTGAGAAGTCAAAATGATTGGGAAAACTATGATTTTGAAACTGGAGAGAGTCCAAAGGATTTACAGAAAAGAGCTGTATCTTTTATAGAGAGCCTGGATTTAGAAAAGGACAACCTTATAGTAACTCATTGGGGAATAATTGGTTGCATTTTAAGTTGGTATCTTTCAACAGGTTTGAAAAGTTACTGGAACTATTCAATAAATAACTGTGGAATAGCAGTGATTGAATTTTCTGATGGATTTCCAGTGCTTACAGCATTAAATATATAG